The following DNA comes from Haloarchaeobius salinus.
CCCGAGGGGATGGACGCGGTCGTCCTCGGCCGCTCCGAGATCGTCGGCAAGCCGATGGCCAACCTGCTCATGCAGAAGGCAGCGGGCGGCAACGCCACGGTGACGGTCTGTCACTCCCGGACGCAGGACCTCGCGGAGAAGACCCGCGCCGCCGACCTCGTCGTCGCCGCCGTCGGCCGCCCCGAGATGCTCACCGGCGACATGCTGAGCGAGGGCACAGTCGTCATCGACGTCGGCACGAACCGCGTCGACGCCGACAACGAGAAGGGCTACGAGCTCACGGGCGACGTCGACTTCGAGAGCGCGAGGGAGAAGGCGTCGGTCATCTCGCCGTCGCCCGGCGGCGTCGGCCCGATGACCATCACGATGCTGCTCTACAACACGGTCAAGGCGGCAAGCCTGCAGTCCGGCGTCGACGTCGGGCTGTAGGCGGGGACGACCGCCAATCAGGCCCAGCACCTTTCTCGCTCGGGTCGGTAGCCGTCCGCATGGCCGAGGATCCCCACCCGCAGGTGCAGGCGGTGCTGACCATGATCGAGTCGCTGGACGCGCCGAAGATCCACGAGATGACGCCCCAGGAGGCCCGCGCGGCGATGGACCCGCTGCTGGCGGCGGCCGGGGGCGAGGAGCCCGTCGGCGCGGTGTCGGACCGGACGATTCCGGGGCGGAACGGCGAACTCCCGGTCCGCATCTACCGCCCCGAGAGCGACGGCCCGCACCCGACCGTCGTCTTCCTCCACGGCGGCGGCTTCGTCATCGGCACCGTCGACACGCACGACGGGCTCTGTCGTGCGCTGGCGAATGAGGCGGAGGCGGTCGTCGTCTCGGTCGGGTACCGCCTCGCACCCGAACACCCGTTCCCGGCGGCCGTCGCCGACGCCCACGCCGCCACCGCCTGGGCCGCCGCCCACCGCGACGAACTCGGCGGGAGCGAGTTCCTCGCCGTCGCGGGCGACTCCGCCGGGGGGAACCTCGCGGCCGTCACCAGCCTGCTCGCCCGCGACCGCGGCCCGGAGATCGACTACCAGGTGCTCGTCTATCCGGCGACGGCGGGCGACGTCGACGACGGGACGTTTCCCTCGCGCGAGGAGAACGCCGAGGGCTACTTCCTCGAGACCGCCGAGCTGGAGTGGTTCTTCGAGCAGTACATCGAGGACGAACTCGACGCGTACAACCCGCTCGCGTTCCCGCTACAGGCCCGGGACCTCTCCGGGCTGCCGCCGACCACCGTCATCACCGCCGGCTTCGACCCGCTCCGCGACGAAGGGCGCGCCTACGCAGACCGGCTCGTCGGCGCGGGCGTCGAGACCACCCACCGCGAGTACGACGACATGATCCACGGGTTCGTCTCGATGCTCGGAGAACCCGGCGTCGACCGCGGTCGGGTGGCCATCCGCGAGATAGCCGCAGACCTCGACGCGGCGCAGGAGTGACCGGGGTGCCGGCGCTCAGTCCTGCAGCCGCTCCCGCGCCCGCGACAGCGCCACCTCGTCGCCGTCCTCGATGTACGCGACGACGTCGCGCAACCCCGCGACAAGCGCGTCGGCCTCCCGCGGCGGCACGTCACCCTCCAGCGCCCGCACCCGCTTCACCCGCTCGTCCAGCGACGCGAGGACCTGCGTCGCGGGACGGTCCAGCTCGATGTCGTTCGCGTCCAGCCAGTCCCGCAGCTCGCGGCGGTACTCCCGCACCGCGTTCGCGGCGGCGAGGCCCCTCGCTTCCCGGAGCGACCCGGGCACGTCCCCGGGCTCCGGTCGGCCCTTCGTGTCCCCCTGGAGCAGCCGTAGCAGGTACCACTCCTCGTCGTCGCTCGGGTCGAACGACCGGTCCACGAGGTCCGCGACGTGGCGCAGCTCCCCCGCCACGAGATAGTCGTCGTCCAGTTCCCGTAGCTCCCCCGCGTCGACGAACCCCCGCTTCCGCTGGTACTCGCGGCAGGTCTCAGCGACGGACTTGAGCGCCTCGTCCTCCGGCTCGGTCTCGAAGCGCTCACGGGCCTCGGTGAGGTCGAACGCGACCGACTGGGTCGTGTGCAGCTTCCGGTCGTCGTCGACGCCCACGCTGTGCATGCTCCCGCACTCCGGACACGAGACGCTCCCGGTTTCGTAGTACGACCACCGTGTCCCGCAGTCCTTGCACTCGCGTTCGCCGCGTATCTCCATGCGCGTCGATTCGGTCGTCGCCGACAAAGGCCCACGGGTTCGTCGGTCCGGGCGGCGTCGGCCGTGACCGCCGTCCACCTCGGTCTCGACCCCCCGGGGTCACTCGGGACGGGCCGCGGCACCCTTCCGCCCGGTCAGCTCCGACGGCTCCATGACGACCCTGGTGACCTCGGTGAGCGGTTCCGACCGGGGGTAGATGAAGGGTAACCAGCCGTTCTCCTCGAGGACGGCCTCGTGGTACGCCGCTTCGTCCGCTCCGACTTCCTCGAGCGGTCCGGTCACGACGACGCTCCGCCAGTCGACCTGGTCGCCGACCTCCATCGCGACCAGACAGGCCTCGTCGGTCTCGTCGAGGTACTCGAGTTTCCTGCTTTGCTCCCCGAACGTGAGTAGCTCCATGAACACGCGGTCGCCGTCGTAGCCGAAGGAGATGGGGACCGCGTACGCTCGATCCCCAGCACTCAGGGAGAGCGTCCCGTACCCCTGTTCGGTCAGGAGTTCGTCGACCTCCGCCGGGCTCATCTCGCTGCCGCGGACCGCGTCGTCGCTGGTACCCGTCATGCCATTTCTTACCATGTGACTGGGTCGACGAGACCGTAAAGGTACGGACTGCTCCGGCACGACAGCCAGTCTCGAGCGAGCGGCGCGCGCCGACGAACAACTGCAGCGGTCCGGGGTCCCACGACGGTTCCACAGTCGGACCTGCACGACCACCACGTTTAGGTCGGCCGAGGGACAAGGGGAGGGTACGATGTCCACGGAGACACCAGAGGATAGAGGAAGTCGCACCGAAGCGGCTGGTCGAGAAATTCTCCCCCGGAACTGACACCCCGACGGTCGTCCGCACGGACGACGGACTGCGACTGGCAGTCGATGGAGAGAGCTACGTTCTGACACCCGACTCCGCCGCGGAGCTGCGCGACCAGCTCGCAGAGGCACTGACACGGACCCACGAGTTCGTCCACACGACCGGCACCCATCGGGAGGACGGCAGCTACGTCGTCGCCCGGCGGGGGGCGGACTCGGCGGGCCACAGCAAGGTGTTCGAGCGCGTCGACGCGCTGGAGCGTCTGTACGACAGACTGCCCGACAACTTCACGGCGGAGGACGTGGGCCGGACCGGGCTGACCGGCGGCCGGCGGCACATGCTCGTCTGGCACTTCGCCGAGCACCCGGGCTTCGACTGCGAGCTCGTCTCTCGCCAGCCACTCACGGTGGAGAAGCACGAGGACGGGGGTGAGACGGACGTGGCCGAAGCCCACCTGGCTGCGCCGACGGCGGACTGAGGCCACGGGTCCGCCCCCTGCCGTCCGGCGCGAAGACGCCCCTGCCGGCGACCGCAGGTTTTTGCCCGATGCCGCCGCAGTGGCGGTCATGCAGCCACGGCCATCCACGTTCTCTATCGCCGCGCGCGACCCCGAGACCGGCGCGGTCGGCGTCGCCGTCCAGTCGAAGTTCATCGGGGTCGGCGCGGTCGTCCCGTTCGTCAGCGCCGACGCCGGCGCGGTCGCCACGCAGAGCTTCGCGAACGTCGCGTACGGTCCGGAGGGGCTGGACCTGATGCGGGACGGCTCCTCCGCCGCCGAGACCGTCGCGGAACTGACGAGCAGCGACGACGAGGCTCCGCAACGGCAGGTCGGTATCGTCGAGGCCCCCGGCGACGGCGTTGGCGAGCGCGGGGACAGCGTCGCAGCGTTCTCCGGCGAGGAGTGCTTCGACGTGTACGGCGACGTCCAGGGCGACCACTACACCGTGCAGGGCAACATCCTCGAGAACCGGGCGACGCTGACCGCGATGGCCGAGACGTTCGAGGAGACCGACGGCGGACTCCCCGAGCGCATGCTCGCCGCGCTCCACGCTGGCAACGACGCGGGCGGCGACTCCCGCGGCGAGCAGTCCGCCGCCCTCTACGTCGCCAAGCCCGAGGGCGGCTACGACGGGAAGAACGACCGCTGGGTCGACGTGCGCGTCGACGACCACGAGCACCCCATCGACGAACTCGAACGGGTGTTCCGGCTCTACGACATCACGCTGCTCGCCCGCGAGGAGCCCGACGACACCCGCGAGCTCTCCGGCGAGACGGCCGAGGCCGTCACCGCGACGCTCGCCGACCTCGGGTTCTACGACGACACGCCCGACGGCGAGTTCGACGACGACGAGCGCGCAGCCCTGGAGGACTTCCGCGGCATGAACAACTTCGAGAACCACAGCGTCGCCGTGCTGGAGGACGCGCTGGCGAGAGGCTGGGACGACGCCGAAGGCGACGGCGAGGACCGGATGATCGACGCCATCTGGCACGGGCTGCAGCGACTGGAGCGGAAGTAGGGCCGGTTACCGATTTTCCGGTGCAAGGCGCGCGACTGGCGAGCGTACCGAACGGAGTGAGGTCGCGAGCCATTTCGCGCGAGGGATGAGCGAGGGAGCCTGCGACCGAGCGAATCGGCTGGGGAGGCGTGAGGTGCGGAACGGTTGCGGTCGGGTGTCCCCGTGGGCGAGCCTGCGAGCGAACGGGGGCTCGTCGGACCGCAGGTCCGACGGTGGGACTGAAAGGGGCGACGGGGCTTTCTGCCTGTTCGTGGTCCAAGCGAGTCCCGCGAACGTCCGGACAGACGTCCATACTCGCTAACGACACGCTTTTTGCCGTCACGGGGCCACGAATGGGTAATGAGCACGGAGACGGACCCGACGAACTCGGACGCGTTCGAGGCGGTCTGCGAGACGCTCGTGGAGGGCATCCTCGCGGGCGAGATCGAACGCGAGGACGTCGAGTCCGCGAAGCTCGCGGCCTGCTCCGAGCACAGCGCGCCGAAGGTGCCGAAGAACTCGGAGATACTGGACTACGCTCCCCAGGACCGCCGCGAGGAGCTGGAGGCAGCCCTCCGGCGCAAGCCCGTCCGGACGGCCTCGGGCGTCTCGCCGGTGGCCATCATGACCTCGCCGCACATGTGCCCGCACGGGAAGTGCCTCTACTGTCCGGGCGGGCCAGCGTCGGAGTTCGACAGCTCGCAGAGCTACACCGGGCACGAGCCGGCGGCGGCCCGCGGCGAGCAGAACGACTACGACCCGTACGGGCAGGTGACGTTGCGGCTCGAACAGCTCCGCGAGATCGGCCATCCGGTCGACAAGGCGGAACTCATCCTGATGGGCGGGACGATGACCGCCCGGAGCCACGACTACCAGGAGTGGTTCGTCAAGCGCGCGCTGGAGGCGATGAACGACTTCGACGTCGACAAGCAGCCCGAACCCGCAGAGGGCGAGAGCTTCGCGCAGGACCCCGATGAGTACGAGTTCCGGTACCTGGAGGACGTCATCGCGGAGAACGAGACGGCGGACGTGCGAAACATCGGGACGACGTTCGAGACGAAGCCCGACTGGTGCGACCCCGAGCAGATCGACCGGATGCTCGACCTCGGCGGGACGAAGGTCGAGGTCGGCGTCCAGACGACCTTCGAGCGGATCAACCGCGAGATGCACCGCGGTCACGGCGTGCAGGCGAGCGTCGACGCGAACCGGCGGCTCCGGGACGCGGCGTTCAAGGTCGGCTTCCACATGATGCCCGGCCAGCCGGGGATGTCGAAGGCGATGTGTCTGGAGGACTTCCGGCGGATTTTCGAGGAGGAGCAGTGGAAGCCGGACTACCTGAAGGTCTACCCGACGCTCGTCGTCCGTGGGACCCGGGTCTACGACTCGTGGTACCGCGACGAGTACGAGCCGCTGACGAACGAGGAGGCGGCCGAACTCGTCGCGGAGGCGCTGTCGATGGTGCCGAGGTACACCCGCGTCCAGCGCGTCCAGCGCGACATCCCGGCGGACTTCATCGACGCGGGCGTCTGGAAGTCGAACCTGCGCCAGCTCGCGTGGCAGAAGATGGACGAGCACGGCTGGGACTGCGAGTGCATCCGCTGTCGCGAGGCCGGGATGAACGACGAGGAGCCCGAGAACGTCACGCTCGACACCATCACCTACGAGGCCGGCGGCGGGACGGAGCAGTTCATCAGCTTCGAGGACCGCGAGAAGGACCTGCTCGTCGGCTTCTGTCGGCTGCGGTTCCCGAACGAACCGGTCAGGCGGGAGCTCGAAGACGCCGCGCTCGTCCGCGAGCTCCACGTCTACGGCGACCAGGTCGGTGTCGGCCAGTCGGGCGGCGACGGTGACCAGCAGCACCGGGGCTACGGCCGGCGGCTTCTGGCGGAGGCCGAGCGCCGCGCCCGGGAAGCCGGCTTCCGGAAGCTCTCGGTCATCTCCGGTATCGGCGTCCGGCAGTACTACCGCGAGAAGCTCGGCTACCACCAGGACGGGCCGTACGTGAGCAAGCGGCTGTGACGGATTCCGGTCGGATATCCGACAGTTTTAACGAACATCGTCTCCGACACTAGCACATGGTGAACCTGAACATGCTGTTCTGGGGCGGTGTGGTCGCCGTCTTCGGAGTCGTGGGCTACCGGTACGCCTACGAGCTCTCCCGGTTCAGCGAACAGCTCGACGCGATCGGGAGCAAGCGCGCTGCCGCGGAGGTCGAGCCGGCGGACTGGAAGGTCGCCCTCGAACGCGGCGTCTCCGGACTGCTAGCCATCGTTGGTGCGGGGATGGTCGTCGGCGCGTTCGTCCTCTGAGACGGCGTCACGCGCCCTCCTCGCCGGCTATCAGCGTCAGGATCTCCTCACGCTCGCGACACTCCGGGAGCAGCTCGCGGTCGAACACGCCCGTGGCCCGGGTCACGCCGGGGTGGTCGATACGCTCGCGTTCGACGGTGAGCGAGCCGCCGACGCGGTGGCCGACGAACTGCGCGAGGGGGAGGGTGACGCTCGACCCGTCGCGGTACTGGAACTCGAACCGGCCGGAGTACAGCAGTTCGGTGAGCTCTATCTCGAGGCCGGTCTCCTCGTGGGCCTCCATGTGGACCGTCTCCTCGGGCGTCTGATTGGCCTCGACGACCCCGCCCGGCGGCTCCCAGTGACCGCTCGGGTTGTAGACGAGGACGGTCTCCTCGCGGGCATCGGTGTAGAACACCACGACGGAGGCGATACCGGCGAGGCGTTCGAGCTGGCCGTCGACGCTGTCCGGCGGGCCGTCGGGGTCGAAGTGGCGCGGGCCGTACTCGAACGGTTCGACGGTGCGCTCGGTGTCCCACCGCTCCCGGAGGTCGGCGAGGACGCGGTCGGTCCGGGCGGCGACGCGTTCGCGGACCGCGGGCCAGTCGTCGGTCATCGACCACCGTACTCGTTTCAGTTATTTATCAGTTCTGTGCGGAACGACCGTGAGGGTTGTCCACACCGACCGAGGCTATGCAGGAACCGGCATCGTCCGGGACGAACTGGGGAACTGAAATCCCCGGACGATGTGGACGACGTATGGACAGGACGGTGTCGAGCGAGCGACTCCGGGAGCGGTTCGACGAGTTCAACGAGATCGGCGAGACCGAGCGCGGCGGGGTGAACCGACCGTCGCTCTCTGACGCGAACCGGCGGGCGAGGGACACGCTGGTCGAGTGGTTCGAGGCGGCCGGGCTGACGGTCACCGTCGACGAACTCGGGAACATCTTCGGCCGCCGACCCGGTCGGAACGACGACCTCCCACCGGTGCTCGTCGGCTCGCACGTCGACAGCCAGTACAACGGCGGGCGCTACGACGGCGTCATCGGCGTCCTCGGCGGGCTGGAGATCGTCGAGACGCTGAACGACGCCGGAATCGAGACGGAACGACCCATCGAGGTCGTCGCCTGGAGCAACGAGGAGGGCGTGCGCTTCCAGCCGGACATGCTCGGCAGCGGCGCGTTCGCGGGCAAGTTCGACGTCGACTTCGCCTACGACCTGACCGACAAGGAAGGGAACCGCTTCGGCGACGAGCTGGAGCGCATCGGCTACCGGGGCGACGCGCCCTGCGAGCCCCGCGACCTGCACTGCTACCTCGAACTCCACGTCGAGCAGGGGCCGAAACTGGAGCAGGCGGGCCACAGCGTCGGCATCGTCGAGGGCGTCTACGGCTTCGTCTGGTTCGACGCGGCGTTCGAGGGCGCGGCCGACCACGCCGGCCCGACGCCGATGCACCAGCGCCACGACGCCCTCGTCGCGACGAGCGACGTGGTCGAGGCGGTCCGGCGCATCGCCGGCACGGGCGGCGACGACCTCGTCGGGACCGTCGGCTCGGTCGACGTCTCCCCGAACGCCATCAACGTCATCCCCGAGCGCGTGGACTTCACCGTCGACTTCCGGTCGTACGACGACGGGACCGTCGAGCGGGCGGCCGAGAAGGTCCGGAAGGAGATTGCCCACGCCGCGGACCGCGAGGGCGTCGACTGGGAGTGCGAGGAGGTCATGCGCATCGAGT
Coding sequences within:
- a CDS encoding alpha/beta hydrolase, translating into MAEDPHPQVQAVLTMIESLDAPKIHEMTPQEARAAMDPLLAAAGGEEPVGAVSDRTIPGRNGELPVRIYRPESDGPHPTVVFLHGGGFVIGTVDTHDGLCRALANEAEAVVVSVGYRLAPEHPFPAAVADAHAATAWAAAHRDELGGSEFLAVAGDSAGGNLAAVTSLLARDRGPEIDYQVLVYPATAGDVDDGTFPSREENAEGYFLETAELEWFFEQYIEDELDAYNPLAFPLQARDLSGLPPTTVITAGFDPLRDEGRAYADRLVGAGVETTHREYDDMIHGFVSMLGEPGVDRGRVAIREIAADLDAAQE
- a CDS encoding C2H2-type zinc finger protein, whose amino-acid sequence is MEIRGERECKDCGTRWSYYETGSVSCPECGSMHSVGVDDDRKLHTTQSVAFDLTEARERFETEPEDEALKSVAETCREYQRKRGFVDAGELRELDDDYLVAGELRHVADLVDRSFDPSDDEEWYLLRLLQGDTKGRPEPGDVPGSLREARGLAAANAVREYRRELRDWLDANDIELDRPATQVLASLDERVKRVRALEGDVPPREADALVAGLRDVVAYIEDGDEVALSRARERLQD
- a CDS encoding pyridoxamine 5'-phosphate oxidase family protein, giving the protein MVRNGMTGTSDDAVRGSEMSPAEVDELLTEQGYGTLSLSAGDRAYAVPISFGYDGDRVFMELLTFGEQSRKLEYLDETDEACLVAMEVGDQVDWRSVVVTGPLEEVGADEAAYHEAVLEENGWLPFIYPRSEPLTEVTRVVMEPSELTGRKGAAARPE
- a CDS encoding DUF7528 family protein; the encoded protein is MRLAVDGESYVLTPDSAAELRDQLAEALTRTHEFVHTTGTHREDGSYVVARRGADSAGHSKVFERVDALERLYDRLPDNFTAEDVGRTGLTGGRRHMLVWHFAEHPGFDCELVSRQPLTVEKHEDGGETDVAEAHLAAPTAD
- a CDS encoding DUF1028 domain-containing protein, translated to MQPRPSTFSIAARDPETGAVGVAVQSKFIGVGAVVPFVSADAGAVATQSFANVAYGPEGLDLMRDGSSAAETVAELTSSDDEAPQRQVGIVEAPGDGVGERGDSVAAFSGEECFDVYGDVQGDHYTVQGNILENRATLTAMAETFEETDGGLPERMLAALHAGNDAGGDSRGEQSAALYVAKPEGGYDGKNDRWVDVRVDDHEHPIDELERVFRLYDITLLAREEPDDTRELSGETAEAVTATLADLGFYDDTPDGEFDDDERAALEDFRGMNNFENHSVAVLEDALARGWDDAEGDGEDRMIDAIWHGLQRLERK
- a CDS encoding tRNA uridine(34) 5-carboxymethylaminomethyl modification radical SAM/GNAT enzyme Elp3, with product MSTETDPTNSDAFEAVCETLVEGILAGEIEREDVESAKLAACSEHSAPKVPKNSEILDYAPQDRREELEAALRRKPVRTASGVSPVAIMTSPHMCPHGKCLYCPGGPASEFDSSQSYTGHEPAAARGEQNDYDPYGQVTLRLEQLREIGHPVDKAELILMGGTMTARSHDYQEWFVKRALEAMNDFDVDKQPEPAEGESFAQDPDEYEFRYLEDVIAENETADVRNIGTTFETKPDWCDPEQIDRMLDLGGTKVEVGVQTTFERINREMHRGHGVQASVDANRRLRDAAFKVGFHMMPGQPGMSKAMCLEDFRRIFEEEQWKPDYLKVYPTLVVRGTRVYDSWYRDEYEPLTNEEAAELVAEALSMVPRYTRVQRVQRDIPADFIDAGVWKSNLRQLAWQKMDEHGWDCECIRCREAGMNDEEPENVTLDTITYEAGGGTEQFISFEDREKDLLVGFCRLRFPNEPVRRELEDAALVRELHVYGDQVGVGQSGGDGDQQHRGYGRRLLAEAERRAREAGFRKLSVISGIGVRQYYREKLGYHQDGPYVSKRL
- a CDS encoding NUDIX hydrolase codes for the protein MTDDWPAVRERVAARTDRVLADLRERWDTERTVEPFEYGPRHFDPDGPPDSVDGQLERLAGIASVVVFYTDAREETVLVYNPSGHWEPPGGVVEANQTPEETVHMEAHEETGLEIELTELLYSGRFEFQYRDGSSVTLPLAQFVGHRVGGSLTVERERIDHPGVTRATGVFDRELLPECREREEILTLIAGEEGA
- a CDS encoding Zn-dependent hydrolase, which produces MDRTVSSERLRERFDEFNEIGETERGGVNRPSLSDANRRARDTLVEWFEAAGLTVTVDELGNIFGRRPGRNDDLPPVLVGSHVDSQYNGGRYDGVIGVLGGLEIVETLNDAGIETERPIEVVAWSNEEGVRFQPDMLGSGAFAGKFDVDFAYDLTDKEGNRFGDELERIGYRGDAPCEPRDLHCYLELHVEQGPKLEQAGHSVGIVEGVYGFVWFDAAFEGAADHAGPTPMHQRHDALVATSDVVEAVRRIAGTGGDDLVGTVGSVDVSPNAINVIPERVDFTVDFRSYDDGTVERAAEKVRKEIAHAADREGVDWECEEVMRIESQSFDDDLVETVADAADALDAEYTRLVSGAGHDASYLNRVCPTAMVFVPSVDGISHTEDEFTEWEDVVAGTNVLLNAVLEQADES